Part of the Gemmatimonadota bacterium genome is shown below.
ACCGTCCTGAATTTCTTCAAACGCAATTTCGGTTAGCCAACCTTCATGAAGCCATTCCATCGCGGTGTGATACGCCCGATGCGTTTCGCCATCGATGAAATCGACAGCATACTGCGACGTTACAGTCCAGTCTCGATGAAGTCCAAATCGACCATTGAGCGATAGGAGTGCCACATCTCGATCTGCCTGGTGTTTATGGATTCCCATTGCGCCGATGACAGTGCGCTCGCCGATGTCGTAATTAACCCGCCCGCCCAAAAGATTTGCCTGCTTTTTTTTATCTGCATCATACCGATCGATCATTTTGCCGTACGTGTTGATGACCGCGAAATTAGAACCGCCAATTTTACCTGCTGTTTTTACACCAAAATCGATTTCTTGAACGCGGCGGGTATAGAATAAATTGAGCGGCAGCCTGAACAGTTCAGCACCTTCCCTGAAGAATGGACGGCGTTCTGGGAGAGACAACTCCCGGTCACTTGATATGTTAATTTGCGTCGGGTCACTTTCCAATTGTGAAAAATCGGGATTGAAAGTCACATTCGAGGTGAGGTGCGTCGAGATCGGGAGAATCAGGTCTAAACCACCATCGTGGTCATTGGAACGATTTTCTATTGCACGATAGGTCCCGTAGGGGAGAATACCGATCTTCTGCTCTGTTTTGATCTTTCCGAAATTCAATCCGGTCAAATCGCCAAACTCTGATACGCGCCCGAAAAAATCGGTGCGTGCCCACGAATAGGATTGACCATTTATCGGATGTGTCCGCCAAAAGTTGATTCCCCACGTTGTATTGTGTCGATTAAAACGGAGCATGCGAAACGGGATCGCAAATTCTGCGGTCCAGTGATTTTGGTATTTTTTTATTTTTGATTCCCATTTTGCATCCCAACTCAGGTCGAAGACACTCTCATTACTGACCCGCTCGTCCATCTGTGTGCCGAGCGTGTTGATTCCAAAAACGTAGCAGTTGCGACGGTCGCGATAGGTATCAAGCATCACTTCGATACAGTCATTCTGCCAGATCGCGGAATCCCGGCGAATTTTCGTCTCGCGCAAACTCTTCATGTCCGGCTCATCGCAATATACGCCGATATAGAGCATGTGCTCATCGTACAAAATTCTGACTTCCGTATTCAATTGCGCCGGATGGATGCTTCCTTCCTTTGCGCGAAAGAAATTGGTTGCAATTTGGGCGCGTTGCCAGACACTGTCTGTAAGTTCGCCATCAATAATAGGGGGATTATCCGTCCATGTGGCACTGATGGTACGCGTCGAGCTTTGCGTTTCAGCGAAAAGCGGTAGAGCCAGCAGCACAATTGGGACCCAAATTATCGCGCATGACCACCGCACCTGTTTGGCTTTCTCCACCGTTTTTGCCTCCTGATCTGGGCATTACAAGTCATAAGGGTGAGGAAGACAAGATTCATGTGGTTTAGACAAATGGAAGGGGATTTAGGTTTTCCGACCGAGCTATTGAGGAAAGTTGGCAATTGAGGATATTGCTTTTTGTGCGCGATTTAGCGGGGTGGGATTTGGGAGATGTTTTTGTCATCAGTGAAGAAATAGAGGGACAGCCCTCACACCCTTCTATTTTTTTGTCTTTCACTTCTGCTTGCTGGACAGTCGTTTATATTCAAGAAATTTCTCTTGAACCAACTCTTTTGCGAAGAGATCTTTGCTCAGATCAAAGCCTTTCTCAATCGAATCTGTGCGTCCAAAACAGTAGAAAGCTGCACCGGCATTCAAACACACCAGATCCAGAATCGGTTCGGGAGTTTGGTGCTGTAAAAGAGATAGGAAGATTTCTGCATTCTCGTCACTATCACCACCTGGAATCGTACTGTAATCCCGTTTGGCTATCCCAAAATCTGAAGGCGAAATCTGGTATTCTCTGGTCACCCCTTCGGTCACTTCAAAGATATGCGTGTGTCCAGAATTAGACCGATTTCCCACGCATCGAGTCCCAACACCTCGCCCTTTGTGGGCACAAACACTCCGAAAATCCCGAAGGCAAACAGACCTGCGAACCCCATCAGAAGATAGACAAATACGCGGCTATTCCCAAAGGTTGCACCAAGGCTGCGAAAAACGCCCAGATTGTGCTCCGATGAGGTCCGTTCTCCACCCTTGATCAAATAAAAAGCAGCACAGAAGGCCACGAGTGAGAGAAGCCTATCCACAAGGAATGTCGCGGGCGCATATAGACGTGCAAACGCACCCTCGTTTTTTATATTTCTTCGCTCACAGTCGATCTGCTTGGAGCGGCTCCAGTTCAATATTTAAGTCAAGTGCCTGGCACACTTTCAAAAAGGTCGTCATATTACAATTGATCCCATTCTCTACCTTCGATAACTGCTGCTGAGTGATCGTCGCGCGTCTGGCAACTTCCTTTTGGGAAAGGCCCATCTGTTCGCGTAGGTGATAGATCTTCAGCGATAGCTCTGCCAGTTGCTTCTCCTCCTTGTAAATTCGCCGGAAACGCTCGTCTTTTAGCTTTTCTTTAAGATGGTTCCTAAAACTCCTCATTGAATTCCTCCTTTAATTTCTGTTCGTCATAGCGAGCCAGAAAATCAGCTCGATACTTTTTGGATAAATCAATTTCAGATTGAGGCACACGCCCTGTTCGCTTCACAAACCCATGGGTCAAGACAATAAAATCTCTGAAGCAAAAGAAATAGAGAATCCTTACTTGATCTCCAGATAGTCTCACTCTCAGTTCATGTATTCCATCTTCCAGCAGGTCTGCATAGGGCCTGGGCAGATTCGGGCCTTGACCTTCTAGCTGTGCAATCCAACTGAGCGTTTTGGCTTGATTTCGTTCTTTCCTGGCGTCTATGAATTCCTGAACAGGACAATGCCCATCTGAGGTCTCATAATAGATGATGTACCATTTTCGATTCATATAAAATGATACATCATAAATGATGTGAATTCAAGCCTAAAAATTAAGCAACACATTTTTTTTCCAGATAGATGTCGTTTCCATATGGAATCTTCTTCATTGAAAATTAAACCTCTTTGGAAGATTTTAGGGGCTGAATCAAGCAACGTATCCGAATCTTTCTCAGTCGGCAAAGTCATGGATTCTTTGATATACGCTCAATCTGGCCTGATCCAATTCCTGCCCATATTCCTGAAAAAACAAAGGAATCCACTCATGTCCAAGATTTCTACGAATGGTGTAGTGAGCTGCGACAAAATCGAGATACCGATCTCCGACGCCCGCATAGCCCAAATCAATGTAGCCACTTAAACGACTATCGTG
Proteins encoded:
- a CDS encoding type II toxin-antitoxin system RelE/ParE family toxin codes for the protein MNRKWYIIYYETSDGHCPVQEFIDARKERNQAKTLSWIAQLEGQGPNLPRPYADLLEDGIHELRVRLSGDQVRILYFFCFRDFIVLTHGFVKRTGRVPQSEIDLSKKYRADFLARYDEQKLKEEFNEEF
- a CDS encoding DUF5916 domain-containing protein, translating into MEKAKQVRWSCAIIWVPIVLLALPLFAETQSSTRTISATWTDNPPIIDGELTDSVWQRAQIATNFFRAKEGSIHPAQLNTEVRILYDEHMLYIGVYCDEPDMKSLRETKIRRDSAIWQNDCIEVMLDTYRDRRNCYVFGINTLGTQMDERVSNESVFDLSWDAKWESKIKKYQNHWTAEFAIPFRMLRFNRHNTTWGINFWRTHPINGQSYSWARTDFFGRVSEFGDLTGLNFGKIKTEQKIGILPYGTYRAIENRSNDHDGGLDLILPISTHLTSNVTFNPDFSQLESDPTQINISSDRELSLPERRPFFREGAELFRLPLNLFYTRRVQEIDFGVKTAGKIGGSNFAVINTYGKMIDRYDADKKKQANLLGGRVNYDIGERTVIGAMGIHKHQADRDVALLSLNGRFGLHRDWTVTSQYAVDFIDGETHRAYHTAMEWLHEGWLTEIAFEEIQDGFRPNEMGLEDEAFRRGRARVRYRHEFPEANLVQSFGVDMRHFYQTNAQKLLRERRSEFRFDIDIGRFDFFTYGGFGMLREVGQLFDTRFIGSVIDYQAPWWHLEVANRFGTRRDDFNRFTSFSAGVNLFGKLTADLDLDNFFWRTHRNTLIFRLRSNYQLTQKIGWRIFFERVDERLQDEISYNFNAIFDYEFTPESHFYFVFVDRLPGGRAVFTKLAYLFEVSFPDFGRFY
- a CDS encoding helix-turn-helix transcriptional regulator; the encoded protein is MRSFRNHLKEKLKDERFRRIYKEEKQLAELSLKIYHLREQMGLSQKEVARRATITQQQLSKVENGINCNMTTFLKVCQALDLNIELEPLQADRL